A window of Xylophilus sp. GW821-FHT01B05 contains these coding sequences:
- a CDS encoding IclR family transcriptional regulator C-terminal domain-containing protein, with protein MTTPSPLDKRDWIAGIEKGLRILEAFDTAHARLNASDAGKLTGLTRTAARRHLLTLAHMGYVGTDGKLFWLTPRVLRLGQAYLDSSRLARIVQPFLQRITTGTQEVAYLSVMDDDDVVFIARSGANRAMNTGFVLGARMPAQVTAAGMLLLAQREPEDISAWLETHPLKAFTSYTVASKERLHVELMRIRHLGYAMSEQQIDLHYRGVAVALRDGKGHVVGAVNVTMPMGQESSEDAVARVLPVLRETTQAMRNLL; from the coding sequence ATGACCACCCCCTCCCCGCTCGACAAGCGCGACTGGATCGCCGGCATAGAAAAAGGCCTGCGCATCCTCGAAGCCTTCGACACCGCGCATGCGCGCCTGAACGCATCCGACGCCGGCAAGCTCACCGGCCTGACGCGCACCGCCGCGCGGCGCCATCTGTTGACGCTGGCGCACATGGGCTATGTCGGCACCGACGGCAAGCTGTTCTGGCTCACGCCGCGCGTGCTGCGCCTGGGGCAGGCGTACCTGGATTCGTCGCGGCTGGCGCGCATCGTCCAGCCCTTTCTGCAGCGCATCACCACCGGCACGCAAGAGGTCGCCTACCTGAGCGTGATGGACGACGACGACGTGGTCTTCATCGCCCGCAGCGGCGCCAACCGCGCGATGAACACCGGCTTTGTGCTGGGCGCGCGCATGCCGGCACAGGTGACAGCCGCCGGCATGCTGCTGCTGGCGCAGCGCGAGCCGGAAGACATCTCTGCCTGGCTGGAGACACACCCGCTGAAAGCCTTCACCTCCTACACCGTGGCCAGCAAGGAGCGCCTGCACGTGGAGCTGATGCGCATCCGCCACCTGGGCTACGCCATGTCAGAGCAGCAGATCGACCTGCACTACCGCGGCGTAGCCGTGGCCCTGCGCGACGGCAAGGGCCATGTGGTGGGCGCGGTGAATGTCACCATGCCGATGGGGCAGGAAAGCAGCGAGGATGCGGTGGCAAGGGTGCTGCCGGTACTGCGCGAGACTACGCAGGCGATGCGGAACTTGCTCTAG
- a CDS encoding ATP-binding cassette domain-containing protein has product MRKKLQSGRGIAVLGAIGVALLVAGPWLFDTYLLNVLIKAFFFAIAAITVDVLWGYTGYLTFGQSAFFGIGAYAAGLVFTHGGFSTPMVLLAFGAAVLACAAVGALVGWLSFYRGASPFFATVISLVLPIVLTQLLLSGGEWTGSSSGLTGYDSFDLSMEAWYWISGAMLLLFGVLGWLLVRSDAGRVLAAIRDNESRCTYLGISTALVKIALLVVMAVVAGLAGFGYGAFSGVVAPELTGFALGTELVIWVALGGRGTLWGPLIGAVLINVATAYLSSSMPFAWQLILGVAFVLVIVLLPQGLVPLLLKPFGLGRIGARVPALAERPLDAVGTQDAVPALQMHQVTRNFGSLKVLQGIDLEARAGELVGLIGPNGAGKTTLMRCMSDGADRSSGTVTLCGKDIRQLPPEDCVRFGLGRKFQNANIFESLTVAECLRIAGTLLEWPSLMRRSGTLKLPPYALEVVRTTGLEAKLSTVARDLSHGEQQALELAMVLALKPRIVLLDEPTAGLTKTERTQVGEILSSLAHRYQLCCLLVEHDLDFVEEVATRIVVLHQGAIVMQGSFREVVNSPLVKTIYSGSAHAVKEAA; this is encoded by the coding sequence GTGCGTAAAAAATTGCAATCGGGCCGTGGCATCGCGGTGCTCGGTGCGATCGGTGTGGCCCTGCTCGTTGCCGGGCCGTGGCTGTTCGACACCTATCTGTTGAATGTCCTGATCAAGGCCTTCTTCTTCGCGATCGCGGCCATCACGGTCGATGTGCTGTGGGGCTACACGGGCTATCTCACCTTTGGCCAGTCGGCATTCTTCGGCATCGGCGCGTATGCGGCGGGCCTGGTCTTCACACACGGCGGCTTCAGCACACCGATGGTGTTGCTGGCTTTTGGCGCGGCCGTGCTGGCGTGCGCGGCGGTGGGGGCGCTGGTCGGATGGCTCTCCTTCTATCGCGGCGCGTCGCCCTTCTTCGCGACCGTGATTTCGCTTGTGCTGCCCATTGTGCTGACACAGTTGCTGCTGTCGGGCGGCGAATGGACGGGTTCCAGCTCGGGCCTCACGGGTTATGACAGCTTCGATCTGTCGATGGAAGCGTGGTATTGGATTTCGGGCGCGATGCTGCTGCTGTTCGGCGTGCTGGGCTGGTTGCTGGTGCGCAGTGATGCGGGCCGAGTGTTGGCCGCCATCCGCGACAACGAATCGCGCTGTACCTATCTTGGTATCTCCACCGCGCTGGTGAAGATCGCGCTGCTGGTGGTCATGGCCGTAGTGGCAGGCCTGGCGGGCTTCGGCTACGGCGCCTTCAGCGGCGTGGTGGCGCCAGAGCTGACAGGCTTCGCGCTTGGCACCGAGCTGGTGATCTGGGTGGCGCTGGGCGGGCGCGGCACGCTGTGGGGGCCGCTGATCGGTGCGGTGCTCATCAACGTGGCCACGGCCTACCTGAGCAGCAGCATGCCGTTTGCGTGGCAGTTGATTCTGGGCGTGGCCTTCGTGCTGGTGATCGTGCTGCTGCCGCAAGGGCTGGTGCCTTTGCTGCTCAAGCCTTTCGGTCTGGGACGAATCGGTGCGCGTGTACCGGCGCTGGCTGAGCGCCCACTCGATGCAGTGGGCACGCAGGACGCAGTGCCCGCACTGCAGATGCACCAGGTCACGCGCAACTTTGGCTCGCTCAAGGTGCTGCAGGGCATAGACCTGGAAGCGCGTGCAGGTGAGCTGGTCGGCCTCATAGGCCCCAACGGGGCTGGCAAGACCACGCTGATGCGCTGCATGAGCGACGGCGCGGATCGCAGCTCGGGCACGGTGACGCTGTGCGGCAAGGACATTCGCCAGTTGCCACCCGAGGACTGTGTGCGCTTCGGCCTGGGTCGCAAGTTCCAGAACGCCAATATCTTCGAGTCTCTGACGGTCGCCGAGTGCCTGCGCATTGCTGGCACTTTGCTCGAATGGCCGTCGCTGATGCGGCGAAGCGGAACGCTCAAGCTGCCGCCCTACGCGCTGGAGGTGGTGCGCACCACAGGCCTCGAGGCAAAGCTCTCGACCGTGGCGCGTGACCTGTCGCACGGCGAGCAGCAGGCGCTGGAGCTGGCTATGGTGCTGGCGCTGAAGCCGCGCATCGTGCTGCTCGACGAACCGACCGCGGGCCTGACCAAGACCGAGCGCACGCAGGTTGGCGAGATTCTGTCGTCGTTGGCGCACCGCTACCAGTTGTGTTGCCTGCTGGTGGAGCATGACCTCGATTTCGTCGAGGAAGTTGCCACCCGCATCGTAGTGCTGCACCAGGGCGCGATCGTCATGCAGGGCAGCTTTCGCGAGGTGGTGAATTCGCCGCTGGTGAAGACCATCTATTCGGGCAGCGCCCATGCAGTGAAGGAGGCCGCATGA
- a CDS encoding ABC transporter ATP-binding protein has translation MTQAALKLDGITSGYRESVVLRGLSLSVGAGEAVALLGKNGMGKSTLLKTVMGYLPKKAGSIHLGGKDITRMPPHRIARQGIAYAAQEHALFADLSIRDNLRLGLAKESDFDERFDAIEPLFPVFKSRLPQYAGTLSGGEQKMLLLARALMMRPALILLDEITEGLQPSVIDRLANALVNERAQRGTTLLVIEQNVPFALQVADRYVVLKQGDLIDEGDAKAAGAAEHVFEHLRV, from the coding sequence ATGACACAGGCCGCATTGAAGCTCGACGGCATCACCAGCGGCTACCGCGAGTCGGTGGTGCTGCGCGGGCTGTCGCTGAGCGTGGGAGCGGGCGAAGCGGTTGCGCTGCTGGGCAAGAACGGCATGGGCAAGAGCACCTTGCTCAAGACCGTGATGGGCTACCTGCCGAAGAAAGCCGGCAGCATCCATCTGGGCGGCAAGGACATCACTCGCATGCCACCGCACCGCATCGCACGCCAGGGCATCGCGTATGCGGCGCAGGAGCATGCGCTGTTTGCCGACCTCAGCATTCGCGACAACCTGCGGCTGGGCCTGGCGAAGGAATCCGATTTTGACGAGCGCTTCGACGCGATCGAGCCGCTGTTCCCGGTGTTCAAGAGCCGGCTGCCGCAGTACGCCGGCACGCTGTCGGGCGGCGAGCAGAAGATGCTGCTGCTGGCGCGTGCGCTCATGATGCGGCCGGCATTGATTCTTCTCGACGAGATCACCGAAGGGCTGCAGCCGTCGGTGATCGACCGACTCGCCAATGCGTTGGTGAACGAGCGTGCGCAGCGCGGCACCACGCTATTGGTGATTGAGCAGAACGTGCCTTTTGCGCTGCAGGTGGCCGACCGCTACGTGGTGCTGAAGCAGGGCGACCTGATTGACGAGGGCGATGCGAAGGCTGCCGGCGCGGCCGAGCATGTGTTTGAGCACTTGCGCGTATGA
- a CDS encoding asparaginase, producing the protein MTLPTCVLIATGGTIAMKIDPVRQVPLPALSGEDLLAVVPGLAELARLEVIDLCNKPSDHMGPDDWALLNCAVKTALARDDVAGVIVSHGTDTLEEAAWFLDLTLDAVKPVVLAGAQRNASASDFDGPRNLRNAVRVCLAPEARGRGVMVAMNNQIHAAREVSKTHTADVESFKSGDFGLLGSIDDDRVVFSRSPLRRQHLPLRGGVLPPIEIVAMYGGASGAMLRAAVAQGARGIVVQALGLGNVNTAMFEAIEWAITHGVAVVISTRVPNGRVRPSYGFVGGGSTLKDAGAVFADNLSPQKARILLILALQEDRDALSLQTLFDR; encoded by the coding sequence ATGACGCTACCCACCTGTGTGCTTATCGCCACCGGCGGCACCATCGCGATGAAGATCGATCCGGTGCGCCAGGTGCCTCTGCCGGCCCTGTCGGGCGAAGACCTGCTGGCCGTGGTGCCAGGCCTTGCCGAGTTGGCACGGCTGGAGGTGATCGATCTCTGCAACAAGCCCTCGGATCACATGGGCCCTGACGACTGGGCGCTGTTGAACTGTGCCGTCAAGACTGCGCTCGCGCGTGACGACGTGGCCGGCGTGATCGTCTCGCACGGCACCGACACGCTGGAGGAGGCGGCCTGGTTCCTTGACTTGACGCTGGACGCCGTCAAGCCCGTGGTGCTGGCCGGTGCGCAGCGCAACGCTTCGGCGTCGGATTTCGATGGCCCGCGCAACCTGCGTAATGCTGTGCGCGTCTGCCTTGCGCCCGAGGCACGAGGCCGCGGCGTGATGGTTGCGATGAACAACCAGATCCACGCTGCGCGCGAAGTCAGCAAGACCCATACGGCCGATGTCGAGTCATTCAAGTCAGGCGATTTCGGCCTGCTCGGTTCAATCGACGATGACCGCGTGGTGTTCTCGCGCTCGCCCCTGCGGCGTCAGCATCTGCCGTTGCGCGGTGGCGTTCTGCCCCCGATCGAAATCGTTGCCATGTACGGCGGTGCCAGCGGCGCGATGTTGCGCGCCGCCGTGGCGCAGGGCGCGCGCGGCATCGTGGTACAGGCACTGGGCCTGGGCAACGTCAACACCGCGATGTTCGAGGCCATTGAATGGGCCATCACCCATGGCGTTGCGGTGGTGATATCGACCCGCGTACCCAACGGCCGCGTGCGCCCCAGCTACGGTTTTGTCGGCGGCGGGAGTACGCTCAAGGACGCGGGCGCGGTCTTTGCCGACAATCTGAGCCCGCAGAAGGCACGTATCCTGCTCATACTGGCACTGCAGGAGGATCGCGACGCGCTCTCTCTGCAAACCCTGTTCGACCGATGA
- a CDS encoding nitrilase family protein, whose translation MTSTDEVFSTGRAFPDLVVASVQMEPRVGRKDNNVAHSIKSIEEAAAQGASIVVLPELANSGYVFESRAEAFALAEAVPDGPSTQAWIEVARRCKVHVVAGIAEREGDRLYNAAVVIGPQGWLGTYRKLHLWGDEHLIFEHGDKGVPVFHTEHGRLGVLICYDGWFPEMYRLLAMQGADIVCMPTNWVPMPGQPADQPAMAVTLAMASAHGNGLSIVCANRIGTERGQPFIGQSLIVGAQGWPLAGPASPDREEILYARINLKASRQGRHLNSFNHVLRDRRDDVYDPMLGTGWPLPRH comes from the coding sequence ATGACATCGACCGACGAGGTCTTTTCGACAGGCCGGGCCTTCCCTGATCTGGTCGTAGCCAGCGTGCAAATGGAGCCGCGCGTGGGCCGCAAGGACAACAACGTCGCGCATTCGATCAAGAGCATCGAGGAGGCTGCCGCTCAGGGCGCATCGATCGTGGTGCTGCCCGAGCTGGCCAATAGCGGCTACGTCTTCGAGAGCCGCGCCGAGGCCTTTGCACTCGCCGAGGCCGTACCTGATGGCCCGAGCACGCAAGCCTGGATCGAGGTGGCGCGGCGCTGCAAGGTACACGTGGTCGCGGGCATTGCGGAGCGTGAAGGCGATCGCCTCTACAACGCGGCCGTGGTCATCGGGCCGCAGGGATGGCTCGGCACCTACCGCAAGCTGCACCTGTGGGGTGACGAGCACCTGATCTTCGAACACGGCGACAAGGGCGTGCCCGTGTTCCACACCGAACACGGCCGCCTGGGCGTGCTGATCTGTTACGACGGCTGGTTCCCGGAGATGTACCGCCTGCTTGCCATGCAGGGCGCGGACATCGTGTGCATGCCAACCAATTGGGTGCCCATGCCGGGCCAGCCGGCCGACCAGCCTGCGATGGCCGTCACGCTGGCGATGGCGAGCGCGCACGGCAATGGCCTGAGCATCGTCTGCGCCAACCGCATCGGCACCGAACGCGGCCAGCCCTTCATCGGGCAGAGCCTGATCGTGGGCGCGCAGGGATGGCCGCTGGCCGGGCCTGCGTCGCCCGACCGCGAAGAGATTTTGTACGCACGCATCAACCTCAAGGCTTCGCGCCAGGGGCGTCATCTCAACAGCTTCAACCATGTGCTGAGGGATCGCCGCGACGACGTCTACGACCCGATGCTGGGCACCGGCTGGCCGTTGCCGAGGCACTGA
- a CDS encoding transporter substrate-binding domain-containing protein: MVTDTDTSAEDGWRIGVLYSRSGATGVTESEHFFGTALAIEEINSLGGVLDRPLLPIAYDPKGDSGEYRRLATRLLLEDEVNVVFGCSRSSSRKAVLPVIERSNALLWYCSFYEGFEYSPNVIYTGAVPNQNSAQLAAYLLKNRGTRFFLLGADYIYPRESNRVMREMVEQHGGEILDEIYLPLEATEPELQEVIRDIVAAQPDVVFSTMVGESARRFYQIYREHGLDPARMPIASLSMAEEEVRLTGAGICEGHITAATYFGSLQNASNARFVERWRARFGDRPTSTWSEMAYSQVHLFARTLERTGSLDTRKLVKASHSVRFESPEGPLSVDPENNHCMLTPRIGVCRADGQFDIVWQGAEPVKPDPYLSTFGFSDFWLS; the protein is encoded by the coding sequence ATGGTCACTGACACAGATACCTCTGCCGAAGACGGCTGGCGCATTGGCGTGCTGTACTCGCGCTCAGGCGCCACGGGCGTGACCGAGTCGGAGCACTTCTTTGGCACGGCGCTGGCGATCGAGGAGATCAACAGCCTGGGCGGCGTACTCGACCGGCCGCTGCTGCCCATCGCCTACGATCCAAAAGGCGACTCTGGCGAATACCGCCGGCTGGCCACGCGGCTGCTGCTCGAAGACGAAGTCAACGTGGTGTTCGGCTGCTCGCGCTCGTCGAGCCGCAAAGCCGTGCTGCCGGTGATCGAGCGCAGCAACGCCTTGCTCTGGTATTGCTCGTTCTACGAAGGCTTCGAATATTCGCCCAACGTGATCTATACCGGCGCCGTGCCCAACCAGAACAGTGCACAGCTTGCGGCCTACCTGCTGAAGAACCGGGGCACGCGCTTCTTCCTGCTGGGGGCGGACTACATCTATCCGCGCGAATCCAACCGCGTCATGCGAGAGATGGTGGAGCAGCACGGCGGCGAGATTCTCGACGAGATCTACCTGCCGCTCGAAGCCACCGAGCCCGAACTGCAAGAGGTGATACGCGACATCGTGGCAGCGCAGCCTGACGTGGTGTTCTCCACCATGGTGGGCGAGTCGGCGCGGCGCTTTTATCAGATCTACCGCGAGCACGGCCTGGACCCGGCGCGCATGCCGATCGCAAGCCTGTCGATGGCCGAGGAGGAAGTGCGCCTCACCGGTGCCGGTATCTGCGAAGGCCACATTACGGCCGCAACGTATTTCGGCTCGCTGCAGAACGCGAGCAATGCACGCTTCGTCGAGCGCTGGCGCGCGCGTTTCGGCGACCGGCCCACCAGCACCTGGTCGGAGATGGCGTACAGCCAGGTACACCTGTTCGCGCGCACGCTGGAGCGCACCGGCAGCCTGGACACGCGCAAGCTGGTGAAGGCCTCGCACAGCGTGCGTTTCGAGTCGCCCGAAGGCCCGCTCTCGGTCGATCCCGAAAACAACCACTGCATGCTGACCCCGCGCATCGGCGTGTGCCGCGCCGATGGGCAGTTCGATATCGTGTGGCAGGGCGCGGAGCCGGTGAAGCCTGACCCCTACCTGTCGACCTTCGGTTTCTCCGACTTCTGGCTGAGCTGA
- a CDS encoding shikimate dehydrogenase: MISGKTTLIAHLGWPTESFKAPMIYNPWFERQGIDAVVVPMGVKPEDYRSFLPLLFRMSNIRGALVTMPHKTTTMALVDEATPTALIAGAANAILLRPDGTLLGDQFDGAGFVRGVLRKGFKLSGARALVSGSGGVGSAIAASLAAAGVAELALFDLNTASCEGLAARLREHYPQLRVSTGSNDPAGFDIVVNGTPLGMREGDPLPFDIDRIAPTTFVGEVVMKSTWTPLLQAARAKGCPVQVGTDMLFEMIPAYLEFFGFGTATPEDLREVARLE, translated from the coding sequence ATGATCAGTGGCAAGACCACCCTCATCGCCCACCTGGGCTGGCCGACCGAGAGCTTCAAGGCGCCGATGATCTACAACCCCTGGTTCGAGCGCCAGGGCATAGACGCAGTGGTCGTGCCCATGGGCGTCAAGCCCGAGGACTACCGCAGCTTTCTGCCGCTGTTGTTCCGCATGAGCAATATCCGCGGCGCGCTGGTGACCATGCCGCACAAGACCACCACCATGGCGCTGGTGGACGAGGCCACGCCCACCGCGCTGATCGCCGGCGCGGCCAATGCCATCCTGCTGCGGCCCGACGGCACGCTGCTGGGCGACCAGTTCGACGGCGCGGGCTTTGTGCGCGGCGTGCTGCGCAAGGGCTTCAAGCTGAGCGGTGCACGGGCGCTGGTGTCGGGCAGCGGCGGCGTGGGCTCGGCCATCGCGGCCTCGTTGGCGGCGGCGGGCGTGGCGGAGCTGGCTTTGTTCGACTTGAACACAGCCTCTTGCGAAGGCCTGGCCGCGCGCCTGCGCGAGCACTACCCGCAGTTGCGCGTGAGCACCGGCTCCAATGATCCCGCCGGCTTTGACATCGTGGTTAACGGCACGCCGCTAGGCATGCGCGAGGGCGACCCGCTGCCTTTCGACATTGACCGCATCGCGCCCACGACTTTCGTGGGCGAGGTGGTGATGAAGTCCACCTGGACGCCACTGCTGCAGGCCGCCCGTGCCAAGGGCTGCCCGGTGCAGGTGGGGACCGACATGCTGTTCGAGATGATTCCGGCCTACCTGGAGTTTTTTGGTTTTGGCACCGCTACGCCGGAGGACTTGCGTGAGGTTGCGCGGCTGGAGTGA
- a CDS encoding branched-chain amino acid ABC transporter permease, protein MVLLLDLLTTAAMLFVVTAGLLMIFGVMKIVNFAHGALLTLGGYASYVVTQLKLDPWLSWPLAFVAGVLVGMLVEWLIVRPLYKRPLDAILATWGLGIIIGQLIVMGFGREVQFVDAPLAGTWAVLGVDYSAYRLLLVPIAIALCLLLTGLLNGTRFGIRTRAVIMNEELASGLGIHSGGVRFVTFSLGAGLGTLAGTMITPLSSVDPNMGLPWLVSAFMLVMVSGHSMLSLLATCLVFGACQVLVSTYANPVLGGLTIAVLAAVTLRIRPKGFARG, encoded by the coding sequence ATGGTGCTATTGCTGGACTTGCTCACGACGGCGGCGATGTTGTTCGTCGTCACTGCGGGGCTACTGATGATCTTCGGGGTCATGAAGATCGTGAACTTTGCGCATGGCGCCTTGCTCACGCTCGGTGGCTACGCGAGCTACGTGGTCACACAGCTGAAGCTGGACCCGTGGTTGAGCTGGCCGCTCGCGTTCGTGGCCGGCGTGCTGGTGGGCATGCTGGTGGAGTGGCTGATCGTGAGGCCGCTCTACAAGCGGCCGCTAGACGCCATCCTTGCGACCTGGGGCCTGGGCATCATCATCGGGCAGCTCATCGTGATGGGCTTCGGGCGCGAGGTGCAGTTTGTTGATGCGCCGCTGGCCGGCACATGGGCGGTGCTTGGCGTGGACTACTCGGCCTACCGGCTGCTGCTGGTGCCGATTGCCATTGCGCTGTGCCTGCTGCTCACGGGCTTGTTGAACGGAACGCGCTTTGGCATTCGCACGCGCGCCGTGATCATGAACGAGGAGCTGGCGAGCGGGCTGGGCATTCATTCGGGCGGCGTGCGCTTCGTCACCTTCAGCCTGGGGGCCGGGCTAGGCACACTGGCCGGCACGATGATCACGCCGCTGTCGAGCGTAGACCCGAACATGGGGCTGCCCTGGCTGGTGAGCGCCTTCATGCTGGTGATGGTGTCGGGCCATTCAATGCTGAGCCTGCTGGCCACCTGCCTTGTCTTTGGCGCCTGCCAGGTATTGGTGAGCACCTATGCGAACCCGGTGCTCGGTGGCTTGACGATTGCAGTGTTGGCGGCCGTGACGCTGCGCATCCGTCCCAAGGGGTTTGCACGTGGCTGA
- a CDS encoding substrate-binding protein, with translation MKRFLSSFTRIGACAAVALLAAGAHAADPIRIGVAVGLSGANSVVAPAVVQSSQLAVEQINAAGGILGRQVELEIADDASGAVGAQKAFDTLVFQKKVQAIIAMETSAARNAALPVISKGKVPYIYTSFYEGRSCNNWMHVNGWVPEQQVAPVVDYFAKSKNAKTFFLVGNDYAFGRGMLDFTKKYIEKQGGKVIGEEYLPIDGSDWTSVVSKIRAAKPDALISATAGGAPNVSLAKQLKGAGLSLPYGNLAIDEGTAKTMGDVATGLYMSASYLTSIDSPQNKAFIDALTKKFGAELKTPNELSEPQYEAFFLYKAAVEKAGSTDAAKVNQALSEVSYTGPRGAVSMNSSRHTPLSMRLGQVQGDGSIKILETFANVSPGAQCPKLN, from the coding sequence ATGAAAAGATTTTTGTCATCCTTCACGCGTATCGGTGCCTGCGCCGCCGTGGCCTTGCTAGCTGCCGGCGCCCATGCTGCCGATCCGATCCGCATCGGTGTGGCTGTGGGCCTGTCGGGGGCCAACAGCGTGGTCGCGCCGGCCGTCGTGCAGTCGTCGCAGCTTGCGGTCGAGCAGATCAATGCGGCTGGCGGCATCCTGGGTCGCCAGGTGGAGCTGGAAATTGCCGACGACGCCTCCGGTGCGGTTGGGGCGCAGAAAGCCTTTGACACGCTGGTGTTCCAGAAGAAGGTCCAGGCCATCATCGCCATGGAGACCAGCGCCGCACGCAATGCTGCGCTACCCGTGATCAGCAAGGGCAAGGTGCCCTACATCTACACCTCGTTCTATGAAGGCCGTTCGTGCAACAACTGGATGCACGTGAACGGCTGGGTGCCCGAGCAGCAGGTGGCCCCGGTGGTCGACTACTTTGCCAAGAGCAAGAACGCGAAGACCTTCTTCCTGGTCGGCAACGATTACGCCTTTGGCCGCGGCATGCTCGACTTCACCAAGAAGTACATCGAGAAGCAGGGCGGCAAGGTGATTGGCGAAGAATACCTGCCCATCGATGGCAGTGACTGGACCTCGGTGGTGTCAAAAATCCGTGCCGCCAAGCCAGACGCACTGATCAGCGCCACGGCGGGCGGCGCGCCCAATGTCTCGCTCGCCAAACAGCTCAAGGGTGCTGGGCTGTCGCTGCCCTACGGCAACCTGGCCATCGACGAAGGCACAGCCAAGACCATGGGCGATGTGGCCACGGGTTTGTACATGTCGGCGTCCTATCTCACCAGCATCGACTCGCCGCAGAACAAGGCCTTCATCGACGCCCTGACGAAGAAATTTGGTGCTGAACTCAAGACACCCAATGAACTCTCCGAGCCGCAGTACGAAGCCTTCTTCCTCTACAAGGCGGCGGTCGAGAAGGCCGGCTCTACGGATGCAGCCAAGGTGAACCAGGCGCTGAGCGAGGTCTCATACACCGGCCCGCGTGGTGCGGTGTCCATGAACAGCAGCCGCCACACGCCGCTGTCGATGCGTCTGGGCCAGGTGCAGGGTGACGGATCGATCAAGATCCTGGAGACCTTTGCCAATGTAAGCCCGGGCGCACAGTGCCCCAAGCTCAACTAA
- a CDS encoding TRAP transporter small permease has product MAACLAVMVLMVFGNVVLRYGFNSGISVSEEVSRWLFVWMTFLGAIVAVREHGHLGTDMLISRLPVWGKKLCLVVAHLLMLWACWLLLAGSWQQMLINWDVSAPTTGASVALFYGVGVVFGVSALAFLLHGLWRALSGQLRDDELVQVHESEEQADIDRINAELAQRDAQGSAAARKGTEP; this is encoded by the coding sequence ATGGCTGCCTGCCTGGCCGTCATGGTGCTGATGGTGTTTGGCAATGTGGTGCTGCGCTATGGCTTCAATTCGGGCATCTCGGTGTCGGAGGAGGTGTCGCGCTGGCTGTTTGTGTGGATGACCTTCCTGGGCGCCATCGTCGCAGTGCGCGAGCACGGGCACCTGGGCACCGACATGCTGATCAGCCGCCTGCCGGTGTGGGGCAAGAAGCTGTGCCTGGTGGTGGCGCACCTGCTGATGCTGTGGGCCTGCTGGCTGCTGCTTGCCGGCAGCTGGCAGCAGATGCTGATCAACTGGGACGTGAGCGCGCCTACCACCGGCGCATCGGTGGCGCTGTTCTATGGCGTGGGCGTGGTGTTTGGCGTGTCGGCGCTGGCGTTTCTGCTGCACGGCCTGTGGCGCGCCCTGAGCGGCCAGCTGCGCGATGACGAGCTGGTGCAGGTGCATGAGTCAGAAGAGCAGGCCGACATCGACCGCATCAACGCCGAGCTGGCCCAGCGCGACGCCCAGGGCAGCGCAGCTGCGCGCAAGGGGACTGAGCCATGA
- a CDS encoding ANTAR domain-containing protein, whose product MSSLRRLYDDLRSICVAVVYPPGEDRDVLLDQLKRIGCRLKVIWPFPAEPPTGCDVIFFQVSQELQGSASWSASAVEATLVALSDYESPTTLKLLLDTSAHGVITRPFRSSGVLSTLVLARSSRGYQERLQSKVNKLEDTIRSRRQIEKAVRLLTETQNLSESKAYEHMRSRATALRVTVAEVATMVVEAHEAMEKLGLGRASGV is encoded by the coding sequence ATGAGCAGCCTGCGCCGCCTCTACGACGACCTTCGCAGCATCTGCGTTGCGGTGGTGTACCCGCCGGGCGAAGACCGGGACGTGCTGCTCGACCAGCTCAAGCGCATCGGCTGCCGCCTCAAGGTGATCTGGCCGTTCCCGGCTGAGCCACCGACGGGCTGTGACGTGATCTTCTTCCAGGTGTCGCAGGAGCTGCAGGGCAGCGCAAGCTGGAGCGCCAGCGCGGTCGAAGCCACGCTTGTGGCGCTGTCGGACTACGAGAGTCCGACGACCCTGAAGCTGCTGCTCGACACCAGCGCCCACGGCGTCATCACACGGCCGTTTCGTTCGTCGGGCGTGCTGAGTACTCTGGTGCTGGCGCGCTCGTCGCGCGGCTATCAGGAGCGGTTGCAGAGCAAGGTGAACAAGCTGGAAGACACCATCCGCTCGCGCCGGCAGATCGAGAAGGCGGTGCGCCTGCTCACTGAAACGCAGAACCTGTCGGAGAGCAAGGCCTACGAGCACATGCGCTCGCGCGCCACGGCCTTGCGCGTGACCGTGGCCGAAGTGGCGACGATGGTGGTGGAGGCACACGAGGCCATGGAGAAGTTGGGGCTGGGCCGCGCGTCGGGCGTTTGA